One window of Campylobacter sp. RM12651 genomic DNA carries:
- a CDS encoding type II secretion system F family protein: MKKFQVEYISKGQKKVLTLTAQSKASAVEQAKNKNLGRIVKAGEVQTVSLGSAVDKLKNLSFFKPTIKLPDLIASINQLGVMAGAGISIHDSVREVANSSANKRVKEIFSKVYEDLNAGLSISLSLEPFQAELGDITLAMVKLGESTGKLGESLKKLAEILQELYDNQQKFKKALRYPIIVVTAIAIAFTILMLVVVPQFKEIFEQLGANLPPATKALLFIEHTLRNYGIYVLVVLIGGIFASKRFYGINDNYKALVDRYALKTYLIGKIILFATMSRFNLIFTELVRAGIPIADALDTSLRTISNTTMKNKLNATKVSISRGLSLTESFKETELYENMLIQMIKAGEASGQLDAMLEKVTGYYKERFNNIIDNLSSYIEPILMLFIAGMVLFLALGIFMPMWDLGSAVKS, encoded by the coding sequence ATGAAGAAATTTCAAGTTGAGTATATTAGTAAAGGACAAAAAAAGGTCTTAACTCTAACAGCGCAAAGCAAGGCAAGTGCTGTTGAACAAGCTAAAAATAAAAATTTAGGCCGTATAGTAAAGGCTGGCGAAGTTCAAACCGTTTCGCTAGGAAGTGCTGTTGATAAATTAAAAAATTTATCTTTTTTTAAACCTACTATAAAATTACCTGATTTGATTGCTTCAATTAACCAATTAGGTGTTATGGCTGGTGCTGGTATTTCTATCCATGATAGTGTGAGAGAAGTTGCAAATTCAAGTGCAAATAAAAGGGTAAAAGAGATTTTTTCTAAAGTTTATGAGGACTTGAATGCTGGTCTTAGTATAAGTTTATCACTTGAACCATTTCAAGCTGAATTAGGTGATATTACACTAGCTATGGTTAAGCTAGGTGAAAGCACTGGTAAATTGGGTGAAAGTTTAAAAAAACTTGCAGAAATTTTACAAGAATTATATGACAATCAACAAAAGTTTAAAAAGGCTTTAAGGTATCCTATAATAGTTGTTACAGCTATTGCTATAGCATTTACTATCTTAATGCTTGTTGTTGTTCCGCAGTTTAAGGAGATATTTGAACAATTAGGGGCTAATTTACCACCTGCTACTAAGGCTTTGTTATTTATTGAGCATACTTTAAGAAATTATGGGATATATGTTTTAGTTGTGCTTATTGGTGGGATATTTGCTAGTAAAAGATTTTATGGAATTAATGATAATTATAAAGCTTTAGTTGATAGATATGCTTTAAAAACTTATCTAATAGGAAAGATTATTTTATTTGCTACTATGAGTAGATTTAATCTTATTTTTACAGAGCTAGTAAGAGCAGGTATTCCTATTGCAGATGCACTTGATACTTCACTTAGAACAATATCTAATACAACTATGAAAAATAAATTAAATGCTACTAAAGTTTCAATTTCAAGAGGGCTTAGCTTAACTGAATCTTTTAAAGAAACAGAACTTTATGAGAATATGCTTATTCAAATGATTAAAGCAGGCGAAGCCAGTGGTCAATTAGATGCAATGCTTGAAAAAGTTACTGGGTATTATAAGGAAAGATTTAATAATATTATAGATAACCTATCAAGCTATATTGAGCCAATTCTTATGTTATTTATTGCTGGTATGGTTCTTTTCTTAGCACTTGGTATTTTTATGCCTATGTGGGATTTAGGAAGCGCTGTAAAAAGCTAA
- a CDS encoding response regulator transcription factor, producing the protein MTRILMIEDDLELAEILKEYLEQYDMKVDIADEPYIGLSKLNLTTYDLIILDLTLPGMDGLEVCKEIRKKYTSPIIVSSARHDINDKVEALELGADDYLPKPYDPKELKARITSHLRRFEQIQISANEHSNKTLEYDEFKHAIYFRGKELVLTNAEFDILSYLIKKEGGVVSREELIYNCSSINEESSNKSIDVIISRIRQKISDDSKTPTHIHAIRGIGYKLTQ; encoded by the coding sequence ATGACTAGAATATTAATGATTGAAGATGATTTAGAATTAGCAGAAATTTTAAAAGAATATTTAGAGCAATATGATATGAAAGTTGATATTGCTGATGAACCATATATTGGATTGTCAAAATTAAATCTTACTACATATGATTTGATTATATTAGATTTAACATTGCCTGGAATGGACGGACTTGAAGTATGTAAAGAAATTAGAAAAAAATATACTAGTCCAATTATAGTATCATCTGCAAGACACGATATAAATGATAAGGTAGAAGCTTTAGAATTAGGCGCTGATGATTATTTACCAAAACCGTATGATCCAAAAGAATTAAAAGCTAGAATTACATCGCATTTAAGAAGATTTGAACAAATTCAAATAAGTGCAAACGAGCATAGCAACAAGACTTTAGAATATGATGAATTTAAACACGCTATTTATTTTAGGGGCAAAGAATTAGTTTTAACAAATGCAGAATTTGATATTTTAAGTTATTTAATTAAAAAAGAAGGTGGTGTAGTTAGCCGCGAAGAATTAATTTACAATTGTTCTTCAATTAATGAAGAAAGTTCTAATAAAAGTATAGATGTAATTATTTCTAGAATAAGACAAAAAATTAGTGATGATAGCAAAACTCCAACTCATATTCACGCAATTAGGGGAATTGGTTATAAGCTAACACAATGA